One stretch of Armigeres subalbatus isolate Guangzhou_Male chromosome 2, GZ_Asu_2, whole genome shotgun sequence DNA includes these proteins:
- the LOC134209935 gene encoding LOW QUALITY PROTEIN: putative nuclease HARBI1 (The sequence of the model RefSeq protein was modified relative to this genomic sequence to represent the inferred CDS: substituted 2 bases at 2 genomic stop codons) produces the protein MNFYQIIVAIAMLLALVGTSLAAKDGTKWERDSKDSCNDLYRFSEVNVKWLTEHFLNDGSETRGGALSGERQIRTFLRYIGDPGFQVFYIEDKHYFNYFIXXIKKYSRSVLACKTIWEVCQKIADKADRWIQFPNSRDAMKNAEILWSQNQKFPHTIGAIDCTHVAIIKPHTHGDEFINRKGIASFNVQATCNGQEIFTSIDCSWPGSVHDSRIWRHSAIHNIMHENSSGELLLGDEGYGIAPWMMTPYRNPDTPVQLNYNKIHSRERVVIERVFGQVKRRFPILKSKIRIKTDRVPALILACFVLHNVAKHLGEQEFEDDFSDPIVLVPVAPVNENRSNTLR, from the exons ATGAACTTCTATCAAATTATCGTAGCCATTGCCATGCTGTTGGCTCTTGTTGGAACTTCGTTGGCCGCCAAGGATGGGACCAAG TGGGAAAGAGATAGCAAGGATTCGTGCAATGACCTATATCGATTTTCGGAAGTGAACGTAAAATGGTTGACGGAACATTTCTTAAATGATGGATCCGAAACACGAGGAGGAGCATTAAGCGGTGAACGGCAAATACGAACATTCCTCCGCTACATAGGGGACCCTGGTTTTCAGGTATTTTATATAGAAGACAAGCACTATTTTAATTACTTTatctaataaattaaaaaatattctagGTCTGTGTTGGCCTGTAAAACCATATGGGAAGTATGTCAGAAGATTGCCGATAAAGCTGATCGTTGGATTCAATTTCCGAACTCAAGGGATGCGATGAAAAATGCCGAGATTCTATGGTCCCAGAATCAAAAGTTCCCTCACACAATTGGCGCAATTGATTGTACACATGTGGCAATCATTAAACCACATACCCACGGTGACGAGTTCATCAATAGAAAAGGGATTGCCTCCTTCAACGTTCAGGCAACGTGTAATGGCCAAGAAATATTCACTTCCATCGACTGTTCGTGGCCCGGCTCCGTGCATGATTCGAGAATTTGGAGGCATTCGGCTATTCATAATATCATGCACGAAAACTCTTCTGGAGAACTTCTGTTGGGGGATGAAGGTTATGGAATAGCTCCCTGGATGATGACTCCTTACCGTAATCCAGATACTCCAGTTCAGTTGAATTATAACAAGATTCACAGTCGTGAAAGGGTCGTTATTGAACGTGTGTTCGGTCAAGTCAAAAGGCGCTTTCCCATACTGAAATCCAAAATACGCATTAAAACCGATAGAGTTCCAGCACTTATTTTGGCATGCTTCGTTCTTCATAACGTAGCTAAACATTTGGGGGAGCAGGAATTCGAGGACGATTTTTCGGACCCAATTGTTTTGGTACCAGTGGCTCCTGTGAATGAGAATAGAAGCAacaccttaaggtga